Proteins from one Pseudarthrobacter sp. BIM B-2242 genomic window:
- a CDS encoding YibE/F family protein, which produces MGSGHSHASTGHSEPTAEAIAARRKANRILAAILVPLTLLTLAGMAMLWPSGSKEGISLASPYSAAPGVTFDTGKIQSVVEESCMQGSTAAGPSSDGTGQPAPEGSECMFAFTQPDQGGSPVKVVINPEVAQSHGVRPGDQIRYLNLSNAQGAAASQGSPAYIFVDFVRTLPIVMLALLYALVVIAVARWRGLRALLGLVGAYFVLAVFMLPALVEGKPPLLLALVGSTVIMIGVLYFAHGFSARTSTALLGTMFGLGITALLAAWATDAANLAGVGSHDATTLINTSANISISGVILCGLIISGLGVLNDVTITQSSAVWELYELAPGTSARKLFSSAMRIGRDHIASTVYTIAFAYAGAALPILIIVMLYNRPLGDTLTSAELSEEVIRTLVGSVGLVLAIPVTTLIAVLVVKATGIQTAAGPADAGGRVHVNPDDIDDTGALAAAVASNRPRRAAVADTAPGRAETGEEPGAPATRRGRRADRG; this is translated from the coding sequence ATGGGATCCGGTCACTCCCACGCTTCCACCGGTCATTCGGAGCCGACAGCAGAAGCGATTGCCGCTCGCCGGAAGGCAAACCGGATACTTGCCGCCATCCTGGTGCCGCTGACGCTGCTGACCCTGGCAGGAATGGCCATGCTGTGGCCGTCCGGGTCCAAGGAGGGTATCTCCCTCGCCAGCCCGTACTCGGCCGCGCCCGGTGTCACCTTTGACACGGGCAAGATCCAGAGCGTGGTGGAAGAAAGCTGCATGCAGGGCTCCACCGCGGCGGGCCCGTCCTCCGACGGCACGGGCCAGCCTGCCCCGGAGGGTTCCGAATGCATGTTTGCCTTCACCCAGCCGGATCAGGGCGGCAGCCCCGTCAAGGTGGTGATCAACCCCGAGGTCGCTCAATCCCACGGGGTGCGGCCGGGGGACCAGATCCGGTACCTGAACCTCTCCAATGCGCAGGGCGCAGCGGCCTCGCAGGGGTCACCGGCCTACATCTTCGTTGACTTCGTACGGACCCTGCCCATCGTGATGCTGGCACTCCTGTACGCCCTGGTGGTGATCGCCGTGGCACGCTGGCGGGGACTCCGGGCACTCCTGGGCCTGGTGGGCGCCTACTTCGTCCTGGCTGTCTTCATGCTGCCGGCGCTGGTGGAGGGGAAGCCGCCGCTGCTGCTGGCGCTGGTGGGATCCACCGTGATCATGATCGGGGTCCTCTACTTTGCCCACGGCTTCTCGGCCCGGACCTCGACGGCCCTGCTGGGCACAATGTTCGGCCTCGGCATCACTGCCCTGCTGGCGGCCTGGGCCACGGATGCCGCCAACCTCGCCGGCGTGGGCAGCCACGACGCCACCACCCTGATCAATACCTCCGCCAACATCTCCATCTCCGGGGTGATCCTGTGCGGCCTGATCATCTCGGGCCTGGGTGTGCTCAATGACGTCACTATCACGCAGTCGTCCGCCGTGTGGGAGCTGTACGAGCTGGCGCCGGGAACCAGCGCCCGCAAGCTGTTCAGCTCCGCGATGCGGATCGGCCGGGACCATATCGCCTCCACCGTCTACACCATCGCGTTCGCGTACGCGGGTGCAGCCCTGCCCATCCTGATCATCGTGATGCTCTACAACCGGCCGCTGGGGGACACCCTGACAAGCGCTGAGCTTTCCGAAGAGGTCATCAGGACGCTCGTGGGCTCCGTCGGGCTGGTGCTTGCCATCCCGGTAACGACGCTGATCGCCGTGCTGGTGGTCAAGGCCACCGGCATCCAAACGGCAGCCGGGCCCGCGGATGCCGGCGGCAGGGTGCACGTGAACCCTGATGACATCGACGATACGGGCGCGCTCGCCGCTGCAGTTGCGAGCAACCGCCCGCGCCGTGCAGCGGTGGCGGACACGGCACCGGGCCGGGCGGAAACCGGGGAAGAGCCAGGGGCACCCGCAACCCGGCGAGGCCGCCGCGCGGACCGGGGCTGA
- a CDS encoding deoxyguanosinetriphosphate triphosphohydrolase produces MFPVAETRTTAPVLPGYEARDSARWVEEPPKSTYRSDFERDRARVLHSSALRRLGAKTQVVAPDTDDFVRTRLTHSLEVAQVGRELGRALGCDPDVVDTACLSHDLGHPPFGHNGESALNEVAHAIGGFEGNAQTLRLLTRLEPKVLTEDGRPAGLNLTRASLDAASKYPWSALDAPVLHGQRTSKFGAYEDDLPIFNWIREGAPERRSCLEAQVMDLADDISYSVHDVEDAIVAGHFQLRWMDNPDHRARVVGYAKQWYLPHNDPAAIDAALARLEATDVWVREADGSRKSMAALKNMTSQLIGRFCQSALEATRALYGPENLTRYNAELMVPDETVMEIAVMKGLATTFVMTTEHRQPIYERQREVLHALVTALNATGDRHLEPMFAADWRDAPDDGARLRVVIDQVASLTDGSALAMYERLVGSLPSLW; encoded by the coding sequence ATGTTTCCGGTGGCTGAAACCCGCACCACGGCACCGGTCCTGCCCGGGTATGAAGCCCGGGACTCCGCCCGCTGGGTGGAGGAACCGCCCAAGAGCACGTACCGCTCCGATTTCGAGCGCGACCGCGCCCGCGTACTGCATTCCTCGGCCCTGCGCAGGCTCGGTGCCAAGACGCAGGTTGTGGCGCCGGACACCGACGACTTCGTCCGCACCCGCCTGACCCACAGCCTGGAAGTCGCGCAGGTGGGCCGGGAGCTCGGCCGTGCCCTGGGCTGTGACCCGGACGTGGTGGACACCGCGTGCCTGAGCCATGACCTGGGCCACCCGCCCTTCGGACACAACGGCGAGTCCGCCCTCAACGAGGTGGCGCACGCCATCGGCGGGTTCGAAGGCAACGCCCAGACCCTCCGCCTGCTCACCCGGCTCGAACCCAAGGTACTGACGGAGGACGGCCGTCCGGCGGGGCTGAACCTCACCCGCGCCAGCCTGGACGCGGCGTCAAAATACCCCTGGTCGGCGCTGGACGCGCCGGTCCTCCACGGGCAGCGCACCAGTAAGTTCGGCGCCTACGAGGACGATCTGCCCATCTTCAACTGGATCCGGGAAGGTGCGCCGGAGCGACGGTCCTGCCTCGAAGCCCAGGTCATGGACCTCGCCGACGATATTTCCTACTCCGTACACGATGTCGAGGACGCCATTGTGGCAGGCCACTTCCAGCTGCGCTGGATGGACAACCCGGACCACCGCGCCCGCGTGGTGGGCTATGCCAAGCAGTGGTATCTGCCGCACAACGATCCCGCAGCAATCGACGCGGCCCTTGCCCGGCTGGAGGCCACCGACGTCTGGGTCCGCGAGGCTGATGGCAGCCGCAAATCCATGGCTGCCCTGAAGAACATGACCAGCCAGCTGATCGGCCGGTTCTGCCAGAGCGCCCTGGAGGCCACGCGTGCCCTCTACGGCCCGGAGAACCTCACCCGGTACAACGCCGAGCTGATGGTCCCGGACGAGACCGTTATGGAGATCGCGGTGATGAAGGGCCTGGCCACCACGTTCGTGATGACCACCGAGCACCGCCAGCCCATCTACGAGCGCCAGCGCGAAGTCCTGCACGCGCTGGTGACGGCCCTGAACGCCACGGGGGACCGCCACCTCGAGCCGATGTTCGCGGCGGACTGGCGGGACGCGCCCGACGACGGCGCACGGCTGAGGGTGGTCATCGACCAGGTGGCGTCACTCACGGACGGGTCGGCGCTGGCCATGTACGAGCGGCTCGTGGGGAGCCTGCCGTCGCTTTGGTGA
- a CDS encoding glycine--tRNA ligase: MAPKSVLDQVISLSKRRGFVFQAGEIYGGSRSAWDYGPLGAELKENIKRQWWQSMVRGREDVVGLDSSVILPRQVWEASGHVEVFSDPLVECLSCHKRYRADHLEEEYEEKKGRPAENGLKDIACANCGTRGEWTEPQEFSGLLKTFLGPVANEEGMHYLRPETAQGIFVNFSNVLTTSRKKPPFGIGQIGKSFRNEITPGNFIFRTREFEQMEMEFFVEPGTDEEWHKYWMKERMSWYTGLGIREENLRFFEHPLEKLSHYSKGTTDIEYRFGFQGSEWGELEGIANRTDFDLSTHSKASGQDLSYFNQATNERYTPYVIEPAAGLTRSFMAFLVDAYTEDEAPNAKGGVDVRTVLRLDPRLAPVKAAVLPLSRNEDLSPKAKALGTQLRKNWNIDFDDAGAIGRRYRRQDEIGTPFCITVDFDTLEDQAVTIRERDTMSQERVSLDKVEGYLAARLIGA, encoded by the coding sequence ATGGCACCAAAGTCCGTCCTCGACCAGGTCATTTCCCTCTCCAAACGGAGGGGCTTCGTGTTCCAGGCCGGTGAGATCTACGGCGGCTCGCGGTCAGCCTGGGACTACGGGCCCCTCGGTGCCGAGCTGAAGGAAAACATCAAGCGCCAGTGGTGGCAGTCCATGGTCCGCGGCCGCGAAGACGTGGTCGGCCTGGACTCATCCGTCATCCTGCCCCGCCAGGTATGGGAAGCCTCCGGCCACGTTGAGGTCTTCTCCGATCCGCTGGTGGAGTGCCTCTCCTGCCACAAACGCTACCGCGCCGACCACCTCGAGGAAGAGTACGAGGAGAAGAAGGGCCGGCCGGCCGAGAACGGCCTGAAGGACATCGCCTGCGCCAACTGCGGCACCCGTGGCGAATGGACCGAACCGCAGGAATTCTCCGGCCTCCTCAAGACCTTCCTCGGCCCGGTGGCCAACGAGGAAGGCATGCACTACCTGCGCCCGGAAACGGCCCAGGGCATCTTCGTGAACTTCAGCAACGTGCTCACCACGTCCCGGAAGAAGCCGCCGTTCGGCATCGGTCAGATCGGCAAATCCTTCCGCAACGAGATCACCCCGGGCAACTTCATCTTCCGCACCCGCGAGTTCGAGCAGATGGAAATGGAATTCTTCGTCGAGCCCGGCACGGACGAAGAATGGCACAAGTACTGGATGAAGGAGCGCATGTCCTGGTACACGGGCCTGGGCATCCGCGAGGAAAACCTGCGCTTCTTCGAACACCCGCTGGAGAAGCTCAGCCACTACTCCAAGGGCACCACGGACATCGAATACCGCTTCGGTTTCCAGGGCTCGGAATGGGGCGAGCTTGAGGGCATCGCCAACCGCACCGACTTCGACCTCTCCACGCACTCCAAGGCATCCGGCCAGGACCTGAGCTACTTCAACCAGGCCACCAACGAGCGTTACACCCCGTACGTGATCGAACCGGCCGCCGGCCTGACCCGGTCCTTCATGGCCTTCCTGGTGGACGCCTACACCGAGGACGAGGCACCCAACGCCAAGGGCGGCGTCGACGTCCGTACGGTCCTGCGCCTTGACCCGCGCCTGGCACCGGTCAAGGCAGCCGTCCTGCCGCTGAGCCGCAACGAGGACCTTTCGCCCAAGGCCAAGGCCCTGGGCACGCAGCTGCGCAAGAACTGGAACATCGATTTTGACGACGCCGGCGCGATCGGCCGCCGCTACCGCCGCCAGGATGAGATCGGAACCCCGTTCTGCATCACCGTGGACTTCGACACCCTCGAGGACCAGGCCGTGACCATCCGTGAGCGGGACACCATGAGCCAGGAACGCGTCTCCCTGGACAAGGTGGAAGGCTACCTGGCCGCCCGCCTGATCGGCGCCTGA
- a CDS encoding GNAT family N-acetyltransferase: MAIEYREWREGDDLTLLEIWGGPETEQARQFRGALTVSSAGTDGSPWRRTIVAEDVIDGVGIPVAAGVVYEASLHPDRLWAYIEVARDHRRAGIGATLLTMLRREAGQAPSGVTRLRAKVEPGSPGAAFAEAFGLQPIQRSRLVVVEPGALKLPVFPAKDNGGRPSNDENAGSDVVMDLATGSVELTDVVGRYYTSIHGWDSPGVLSVGQVQKLFLDDLTGAHGAIVLRAEPASAFGAGVAPSKKGRIRAFAVSYAAPAQDPSAGAPAEDNQATDVFVGHEPALDADDAAAAVRDLLALLAYQHPVMLELDDSMTALRAAVEPLLESGKAHQQGHDTLVVSD; this comes from the coding sequence ATGGCCATCGAATACCGGGAGTGGCGCGAGGGCGATGACCTGACGCTGCTCGAAATCTGGGGCGGTCCGGAGACCGAACAGGCCCGGCAGTTCCGTGGTGCCCTGACGGTCTCCTCGGCCGGCACGGACGGCAGCCCGTGGCGCCGGACCATTGTGGCCGAAGACGTCATTGACGGCGTGGGGATTCCCGTTGCTGCCGGCGTGGTCTACGAGGCGTCCCTGCATCCCGACCGGCTCTGGGCGTACATCGAGGTGGCGCGCGATCACCGGCGCGCCGGCATCGGTGCCACGCTCCTGACCATGCTGCGCCGCGAGGCCGGGCAGGCGCCGTCGGGCGTTACCCGGCTGCGCGCCAAAGTGGAGCCGGGCAGCCCGGGAGCCGCGTTTGCCGAAGCGTTCGGGCTGCAGCCCATCCAGCGCTCGCGGCTGGTCGTGGTGGAGCCCGGCGCCCTCAAGCTGCCCGTGTTCCCGGCCAAGGACAACGGCGGCCGGCCCTCGAACGATGAAAACGCCGGGTCCGATGTGGTGATGGACCTCGCCACCGGTTCGGTTGAACTCACCGACGTGGTGGGGCGGTACTACACGTCCATCCACGGCTGGGATTCGCCCGGTGTCCTGTCGGTGGGGCAGGTGCAAAAGCTGTTCCTGGACGACCTCACCGGTGCCCACGGCGCCATTGTGCTGCGCGCCGAGCCGGCCTCCGCTTTCGGTGCCGGAGTTGCCCCCAGCAAAAAGGGCCGCATCCGGGCCTTTGCGGTGAGCTACGCGGCGCCTGCCCAGGACCCATCGGCGGGAGCCCCCGCCGAGGACAACCAGGCGACGGATGTCTTTGTGGGCCACGAACCTGCATTGGATGCCGACGACGCCGCGGCAGCGGTCCGCGACCTGCTCGCGCTGCTCGCCTACCAGCACCCGGTCATGCTGGAACTGGACGATTCGATGACAGCGCTCCGCGCCGCCGTCGAGCCCTTGCTGGAAAGCGGCAAGGCGCACCAGCAGGGGCATGACACCCTGGTCGTCTCCGACTGA
- the dusB gene encoding tRNA dihydrouridine synthase DusB, translating to MTVTATPPAPKLELPPLKLGNITVDTPVILAPMAGITNSAFRRLCREYGGGMYVAEMVTSRALVERTPESLRIISHDDDEKVRSVQLYGVDPVTVGQAVRMLVDEDRADHIDLNFGCPVPKVTRRGGGSALPWKIDLFTSIVQTAVKEASKGNIPLTIKMRKGIDEDHLTYLDAGRIARDAGVAAVALHGRTAAEFYSGQADWTAIARLREALPDIPVLGNGDIWSAEDAVRMVRETGVDGVVVGRGCQGRPWLFGDLMAAFEGSDVRHKPDLRKVAESVYRHAELMVETFGDEGKALREIRKHIAWYFKGYVVGSELRTKLALVTSLEVLRETLDQLDLDSPYPGVDAEGPRGRAGSPKKPALPKDWLESRALNDAQSKDISAAELDVSGG from the coding sequence GTGACTGTTACCGCAACCCCTCCTGCCCCCAAGCTGGAACTCCCGCCCCTGAAGCTGGGCAACATCACGGTGGACACCCCCGTGATCCTGGCTCCCATGGCGGGCATCACCAACTCCGCCTTTCGCCGGTTGTGCCGTGAGTACGGCGGCGGCATGTATGTGGCAGAGATGGTCACCTCGCGTGCCCTCGTGGAGCGGACGCCTGAATCGCTGCGGATCATCTCGCACGACGACGATGAAAAGGTCCGTTCCGTCCAGCTGTACGGCGTGGACCCCGTGACCGTGGGCCAGGCCGTGCGCATGCTGGTGGACGAGGACCGGGCGGACCACATCGACCTCAACTTCGGCTGCCCCGTCCCCAAGGTGACCCGGCGCGGCGGCGGCTCCGCCCTGCCATGGAAAATCGACCTCTTCACCTCCATCGTCCAGACGGCGGTCAAGGAAGCGTCCAAGGGCAACATCCCGCTGACCATCAAGATGCGCAAGGGCATTGACGAAGACCACCTGACGTACCTCGACGCCGGCCGGATCGCCCGCGACGCCGGGGTCGCCGCCGTCGCACTCCACGGCCGCACGGCCGCGGAGTTCTACTCAGGCCAAGCAGACTGGACCGCCATCGCCCGGCTCCGCGAAGCGCTGCCGGACATCCCCGTGCTGGGCAACGGCGACATCTGGTCTGCCGAGGACGCGGTCCGCATGGTCCGGGAAACGGGTGTGGACGGCGTCGTGGTGGGCCGCGGCTGCCAGGGACGGCCCTGGCTGTTCGGTGACCTGATGGCGGCCTTCGAGGGAAGCGACGTCCGCCACAAGCCTGACCTCCGCAAGGTGGCCGAGAGCGTCTACCGGCACGCCGAGCTGATGGTGGAAACCTTCGGCGACGAGGGCAAAGCCCTGCGTGAAATCCGCAAGCACATCGCCTGGTACTTCAAGGGCTACGTGGTGGGCAGCGAACTCCGCACTAAGCTGGCGCTCGTGACAAGCCTGGAGGTCCTCCGTGAGACGCTTGACCAGCTGGACCTGGACTCGCCCTACCCGGGGGTGGATGCCGAAGGCCCCCGCGGCCGGGCCGGCTCACCGAAGAAGCCGGCGCTGCCCAAGGACTGGCTGGAATCCCGCGCACTGAACGATGCACAGTCCAAGGACATCTCTGCCGCGGAGCTGGATGTTTCCGGTGGCTGA
- the dnaG gene encoding DNA primase: protein MAGLIKREDIDEVRQRTDIKEVVDGYVTLKGAGLGTYKGLCPFHDERSPSFTVRPQVGRYHCFGCGEDGDVIAFVQKQDHTSFHEAVEKLAARIGYELRYEDGGTGPSREEVGKRQRLLDAHKIADEFFRAQLLTPGAAEGRNFLYNRGFDRAASEQFGVGYAPQGWDALLKHLRGRGFTDAELKLTGMFSEGNRGIYDRFRGRLIWPIRDIAGDTIGFGARKLYEDDQGPKYLNTPETTLYKKSQVLYGIDLAKKHVAKDRQLVVVEGYTDVMACHLAGIPTAVATCGTAFGAEHIKIARRLLSDDGTGGEVIFTFDGDAAGQKAALRAFEEDQRFVAQNYVAVDPTGADPCDLRQTKGDAAVRDLINSRRPLFEFAIKATLKRHNLDTVEGRVAALRESAPVVAQIRDAAIRPAYARELAGWLGMAVEEVSQAVAVAMKRAAAGSQATGAPPAGGPAQPGTRTGAPRTQPGGPGVAAGPASGAVPSYHRPDPRDPVASMERQALEVALQEPALLGGGIWERFSAARFRTPAFQAVHDAMRASGPGSIGEPVRWVEQVMNEVPEPLRPLVSELAVVPLPASTADAVQKYCKDILARLFELQITRVKADKMGQLQRLDPAASPEEFQRLNRELMMLEMERRALRSDS from the coding sequence GTGGCTGGCCTGATCAAACGAGAAGATATTGACGAAGTTCGCCAGCGCACGGACATCAAGGAAGTGGTTGACGGCTACGTCACGCTCAAGGGTGCCGGCCTGGGGACGTATAAGGGCCTCTGCCCTTTCCACGACGAGCGCTCGCCGTCATTCACCGTCCGCCCCCAGGTAGGCAGGTACCACTGCTTCGGCTGCGGCGAAGACGGCGACGTCATCGCTTTTGTCCAGAAGCAGGACCATACGTCTTTCCATGAGGCCGTCGAAAAGCTTGCCGCCCGCATTGGCTATGAACTGCGCTACGAGGACGGCGGAACCGGTCCCAGCCGCGAAGAAGTGGGAAAGCGCCAGCGCCTGCTGGACGCGCACAAAATTGCCGACGAGTTCTTCCGCGCCCAGCTGCTGACTCCCGGCGCCGCTGAAGGCCGGAACTTCCTGTACAACCGCGGCTTTGACCGGGCCGCCTCGGAACAGTTCGGCGTCGGTTACGCGCCGCAGGGCTGGGATGCGCTGCTGAAGCACCTCCGCGGCCGGGGCTTCACTGACGCTGAACTCAAGCTCACCGGCATGTTCTCTGAAGGAAACCGGGGAATCTACGACCGGTTCCGTGGCCGCCTGATCTGGCCCATCCGCGACATCGCCGGGGACACCATCGGCTTCGGCGCCCGGAAACTCTACGAGGACGACCAGGGCCCCAAGTACCTCAACACCCCCGAAACGACGCTCTACAAGAAATCCCAGGTCCTTTACGGGATCGATCTGGCCAAAAAACATGTTGCCAAGGACCGCCAGCTGGTGGTGGTGGAAGGCTACACGGACGTGATGGCCTGCCACCTTGCGGGAATTCCGACGGCGGTGGCCACCTGCGGTACCGCGTTCGGCGCCGAACACATCAAGATCGCCCGGCGGCTCCTGTCCGACGACGGCACCGGGGGAGAAGTGATCTTTACTTTCGACGGTGACGCCGCGGGGCAGAAGGCCGCGCTGCGGGCTTTCGAAGAGGACCAGCGGTTCGTGGCCCAGAACTATGTGGCCGTAGACCCCACCGGCGCCGATCCCTGCGACCTGCGCCAGACCAAGGGCGACGCCGCTGTCCGGGACCTCATCAACAGCCGGCGTCCGTTGTTTGAATTCGCCATCAAGGCAACACTGAAACGCCATAACCTGGACACCGTGGAAGGCCGCGTGGCAGCCCTTCGCGAATCTGCCCCGGTGGTGGCCCAGATCCGGGACGCCGCCATCCGGCCTGCCTACGCCCGGGAACTGGCAGGCTGGCTTGGCATGGCCGTTGAAGAGGTCAGCCAGGCCGTGGCCGTGGCAATGAAACGTGCTGCTGCAGGATCGCAGGCTACAGGCGCGCCGCCGGCGGGCGGACCGGCCCAGCCCGGCACCCGTACAGGGGCGCCCAGGACGCAACCCGGCGGACCCGGAGTAGCTGCCGGACCGGCGTCGGGCGCTGTTCCCTCCTATCACCGGCCCGATCCCCGCGATCCGGTGGCGTCCATGGAGCGGCAGGCGCTGGAGGTGGCGCTGCAGGAGCCCGCGCTGCTGGGCGGCGGCATCTGGGAACGCTTCTCGGCTGCGCGGTTCAGGACACCCGCCTTCCAGGCCGTTCATGACGCCATGCGCGCCTCCGGTCCAGGATCAATCGGGGAGCCCGTGCGCTGGGTGGAGCAGGTGATGAACGAAGTCCCGGAACCTTTGCGTCCATTGGTGTCCGAACTGGCTGTGGTGCCGCTGCCGGCCAGCACCGCCGACGCCGTCCAGAAATACTGCAAGGACATCCTGGCCCGGCTGTTCGAGCTCCAGATCACCCGGGTGAAAGCAGACAAGATGGGCCAGCTGCAACGGCTGGACCCGGCAGCCAGTCCCGAGGAATTCCAGCGGCTCAACCGCGAACTGATGATGCTGGAAATGGAACGGCGGGCGCTCCGTTCGGACTCCTGA
- a CDS encoding alpha/beta hydrolase codes for MDHKTGEHRNTPRNAADRNAPDRNAAAARVPAGRHQPALTVLAATGATKGVALVLHGGKAHSYEPVEARHLSPLRMIPFARHLHRAGKDDGLAVWSLRNSVRGWNGQDMSALHDARWALQQISAKHPGVPVYLVGHSMGGLTAVCAADHPQVEAVVALAPWLGPETPAGRVAGRKVLIVHGTGDRMTSPRQSLQFARRAAGAAASMQYVSLSGAGHFMVRRVRLWHSLATGFVLKAFAEHTGAAHAATRTLDKLLPPAATQVNL; via the coding sequence ATGGACCACAAGACCGGGGAGCACCGCAACACCCCCCGCAACGCAGCCGACAGGAACGCACCCGACAGGAACGCAGCCGCCGCAAGGGTGCCCGCGGGCAGGCACCAGCCGGCGCTCACCGTCCTGGCAGCCACCGGTGCCACGAAGGGTGTGGCTTTGGTGCTGCACGGCGGCAAGGCTCACAGTTATGAGCCGGTGGAGGCCCGGCACTTGAGCCCCCTCAGAATGATCCCTTTCGCCCGCCACCTGCACCGGGCCGGCAAGGACGACGGCCTGGCCGTCTGGTCCCTGCGGAACAGCGTGCGCGGCTGGAACGGGCAGGACATGTCCGCGCTCCACGACGCCCGCTGGGCCCTGCAACAGATCAGCGCAAAGCACCCCGGTGTTCCGGTGTATCTGGTGGGCCACTCCATGGGCGGGCTCACCGCAGTCTGCGCGGCGGATCATCCGCAGGTTGAAGCCGTGGTGGCGCTCGCCCCGTGGCTGGGTCCGGAGACACCGGCCGGCCGGGTTGCCGGGCGGAAGGTCCTGATTGTCCACGGCACCGGAGACCGGATGACCAGCCCCAGGCAATCCCTGCAGTTTGCCCGCCGTGCCGCCGGCGCAGCCGCGTCCATGCAGTACGTGTCGCTCAGCGGTGCCGGGCACTTTATGGTCCGGCGGGTCCGCCTCTGGCACTCCCTGGCCACGGGGTTTGTGCTGAAGGCCTTCGCGGAGCACACAGGCGCAGCCCACGCGGCGACCCGCACGCTGGACAAGCTGCTGCCGCCGGCCGCCACGCAGGTGAATCTCTGA
- a CDS encoding multidrug effflux MFS transporter, with the protein MTTPLNPGDSLTRRRKLLYILLLGALTALGPFTIDLYLPAFPALEASLGVSEAQVQLTLAGTTVGFALGQLVVGPLSDKFGRRLPLILATALHIASSLGAALSTDIATLGLFRVLMGVGAAGGGVVAMAMVRDLFSGYAMVRMFSRMALVNGLAPILAPVIGSQLLLVMPWPGIFVFLAGYGTLVITAALFLVRETLPPEKRGQSGMTAGQRYKVLFTDRIFVGLLVVGGMNFAGLFTYLSASPFLFQDIFGFSAQEYGLLFGINSLGIVAGVQISSRLIRRVPPQWILACSTAWMFLMALLIVIFDQAGLGLWGVLVPLWLYIMGTGFTFPCVQVLALSSHGAQAGTAASLLGAATFMMAGLISPVVGWLGITGSTPMGAVQAACILVAIAGLWLIVRPRTVPSIQ; encoded by the coding sequence GTGACCACACCCCTCAATCCGGGCGATTCCCTGACCCGCCGCCGGAAGTTGCTGTACATCCTCCTCCTCGGTGCCCTTACCGCTTTGGGGCCCTTCACGATTGATCTGTATCTGCCGGCCTTCCCGGCGCTCGAAGCCAGCCTGGGAGTGTCAGAGGCACAGGTCCAGCTGACCCTGGCCGGCACCACCGTAGGCTTCGCGCTCGGCCAGCTGGTGGTGGGCCCCCTCAGCGACAAGTTCGGCCGGCGCCTCCCGCTGATCCTGGCCACTGCCCTGCACATTGCCTCTTCGCTGGGAGCGGCCCTGTCCACCGACATCGCCACGCTGGGCCTCTTCCGCGTTTTGATGGGCGTGGGCGCGGCCGGCGGCGGCGTGGTGGCCATGGCAATGGTCCGCGATCTGTTCTCCGGTTACGCCATGGTACGGATGTTCTCACGGATGGCCCTGGTGAACGGACTCGCACCGATCCTTGCACCGGTCATCGGATCCCAGCTGCTACTCGTGATGCCCTGGCCCGGCATCTTTGTGTTCCTGGCCGGTTACGGCACCCTGGTGATCACTGCAGCGCTCTTCCTGGTCCGGGAAACCCTCCCGCCCGAAAAGCGCGGCCAATCCGGCATGACTGCCGGGCAGCGCTACAAAGTCCTCTTCACGGACCGGATCTTCGTGGGCCTGCTGGTGGTGGGCGGCATGAACTTCGCCGGCCTCTTTACCTACCTGTCCGCCTCGCCGTTCCTGTTCCAGGACATTTTCGGTTTCTCGGCGCAGGAGTACGGCCTTTTGTTCGGGATCAATTCCCTGGGCATCGTGGCCGGCGTCCAGATCAGCTCCAGGCTTATCCGGCGGGTCCCGCCCCAGTGGATCCTGGCCTGTTCCACGGCCTGGATGTTCTTGATGGCCCTGCTGATCGTGATTTTCGACCAGGCCGGACTGGGGCTGTGGGGCGTGCTTGTCCCGCTCTGGCTTTACATCATGGGTACGGGCTTTACGTTCCCGTGTGTGCAGGTGCTGGCACTGTCCAGCCACGGAGCCCAGGCCGGCACGGCTGCCTCGCTCCTAGGAGCCGCGACCTTCATGATGGCGGGGCTGATCTCACCGGTGGTTGGCTGGCTGGGAATCACGGGCTCCACTCCCATGGGCGCCGTCCAGGCCGCGTGCATCCTGGTGGCCATTGCCGGTCTGTGGCTTATCGTGCGGCCACGGACAGTCCCGTCGATCCAGTGA